A region of the Myxococcus stipitatus DSM 14675 genome:
AGAACTTGGTCTTGTTGTCGATGAACTTCTTGGGCAGCACCTTCGCGATGACGTCCTCGCGGATGGCCTCCTGGATGCGCTTGTTGGAGACGTCATCCGAGTGCTGCGTGGACACCACCACCGCGTCGATGCGCACCGGACGGCCGTCGCGGTACTCCACCGTCACCTGGCTCTTGCCGTCGGGGCGAATCCAGTCGTGCTGCTTGCGGCGCACGTCCGCCAGCTTGCGCGTCAGCGCGTGCGCGTAGTGCAGCGGCGCGGGCATCAGCTCCGACGTCTCGTCGCACGCGAAGCCGAACATCATGCCCTGGTCACCGGCGCCCTGCTCCTTCTTGTTGTCCACGCCGCGCGCGATGTCCTGGCTCTGGCCTTCGATGGCGACCATCACGCCGCACGTGTTGCCGTCGTAGCCCATCGCGCTGTCGGTGTAGCCAATCCGACAGATGGTGCTCCGGACGATCTTGGGGATGTCCACGTACGTGTTCGTGGTCACCTCGCCGGCGACGATGGCGAGGCCCGTCTTGACGAGCGTCTCCACCGCGACGCGCGCCTGGGGGTCCTTGGCGATGATGGCATCCAGGACGCCGTCGGAAATCTGGTCGGCGATCTTGTCCGGGTGGCCCTCGGTAACGGATTCGGACGTGAACAGGAAGTCGGTAGGCATGTCGTCTCTATGCAAAGGGAGCGCGGACCGCGCGAGAGGGTCGGACACTAGAATCTGGCCCCAGGGGAGTCAAACAGCGAGCAGGTCCACTTCATTCGACTGTCGTTCAATGGGAATGAGTGGGCTCGGGCGTCCGCCGGCCGAGCATCCCTGGGATGAATTTGGCGAGGCGCCCGGCGTCCGCATGGGCTAACAGAAGCCTGCATCTCCGCTGGAGGACTCACCGACATGAACGCCCGCTTCCGTACCCTCTCCCTCCTGGTTGCCTTCACGCTGTCCGTGCCCGCGCTCGCCGCGGCGCCGAAGCAGAAGGACGACCCCATCGCCAAGCCGGTGAAGACCGTCGTCTCCTCCGTGCGCTACGAGCGCGACGCGGCGGCGCTCAAGCTCTTCGGCGGCGAGGAGCAGGGGAAGTACCTCCTGGGTGATTCGTGGGCGAAGGGCACCGACGAGCAGCGCAAGGAGTTCGTCACCCTCTTCCACGGCCTGTTCGCCAAGATTGCCTTCCCGCGCGTGCGGGAGAACTTCAAGTCGCTGGAGGACATCGTCTACTCGCCCGCCGAGGTGAACGGCAACGAGGCCACGGTGGACTCGGTCGTCTTCATCAAGCACCCGCTGAAGACGCAGGAGATGAAGCTGAAGTACCGGCTGGTGAAGGACGGGGCCGCGTGGAAGGTGGTCGACGTGACGGTGCTGGGCTCGTCCATGCTCCAGGACATCCGCGACACGCAGGTGCAGCCGCTGCTCCAGCAGGGCGGATGGGACCTGCTGCTGGGCCGCATGCGCCAGGAGCTGGCGAAGAAGTAACCCCGGTGCCTCACTGCTGGCGGACCTGCCCACCAGGCCGCCGTCCGCCGGAAGGGTTTCGAGGGGGCAGCGGCTGGCGTAGTCTGGCCCTCCCCCTCTCGCCTGGTCGATGAACGCCCCTCCCTCCTCTCCCCCCTCATCAAGCCGCAACCATCACGGCCCGTCCGAGCGGGAAGTGGATGCGTTCTGCGTGCAGTACGCGCCGCGCGCCCCGGGCCACCCGGCGGTGCGGGACGTGTACCGGCTGCTGCGCGACGTGCCGGAGGAGGGGCTGGAGCCTCGGCTCGCATGGGTGGAGCGGTGGGTGGCGTGGCTGCGCGAGGACATCCCCGCACATGCCCTGGTGGACGCTTCCGAGCCGGAAGGCCCCATCGCCGACACGCGCCTGGCCCTGATGGTGCGCGTGCTGGAGGGTGAGCCGGCCATGCGCGCCGCCGTGACCCACCTGGTCGCCGCCGTGTGCGAGGGCAGCCGGGGCCTGAAGCTCTTCGCGCAGGTGGGCCTGCCCGCGGGCCAGGGGTTCCTCGCGGAGGCGGGCGACCGGCTGGCGCGCAAGGTCCTCCCCGCCGCGCCCGAGCCGGGCAAGCTGTCGGAGCTGCTGCTGCGCGTGTTCCCCGTGCCGGAGGACGCGGTGTGGCTGGCCCTGCTGTCCCCCGCGCTGGTGGCGAAGCTGGCCTTCCTGGTGGGCGAGCCGAAGCCTCCGGACCCGATGCCCGGGACCCGCGTGCGCGCGGACATGATGGACGCGCTGATGCTGCTGGCGGTGCAGACCTCCGCGCTGGGCACCCTGGAGGACATGCGGGACCGCTCCCCGGAGACGTCCTTCCGCGCATCGCCGTTCCTGCGCCTGCGGCGCGTGTGTGACGCGGTGCTGGCGCGGGACGCGGCGCCGGACACGCTGCGCGAGCTGACG
Encoded here:
- the metK gene encoding methionine adenosyltransferase; its protein translation is MPTDFLFTSESVTEGHPDKIADQISDGVLDAIIAKDPQARVAVETLVKTGLAIVAGEVTTNTYVDIPKIVRSTICRIGYTDSAMGYDGNTCGVMVAIEGQSQDIARGVDNKKEQGAGDQGMMFGFACDETSELMPAPLHYAHALTRKLADVRRKQHDWIRPDGKSQVTVEYRDGRPVRIDAVVVSTQHSDDVSNKRIQEAIREDVIAKVLPKKFIDNKTKFYINPTGRFVVGGPMGDSGVTGRKIIVDTYGGMGRHGGGAFSGKDPSKVDRSAAYMGRHIAKTVVAAGLARRCEVQVSYAIGVAEPVSVMVETFGTATVPEERIAKAIRQTFGLKPREITEHLDLLRPIYQKTAAYGHFGRTEKEFTWERTDRKDALKDAATGPASRRLKAV
- a CDS encoding ABC transporter substrate-binding protein, coding for MNARFRTLSLLVAFTLSVPALAAAPKQKDDPIAKPVKTVVSSVRYERDAAALKLFGGEEQGKYLLGDSWAKGTDEQRKEFVTLFHGLFAKIAFPRVRENFKSLEDIVYSPAEVNGNEATVDSVVFIKHPLKTQEMKLKYRLVKDGAAWKVVDVTVLGSSMLQDIRDTQVQPLLQQGGWDLLLGRMRQELAKK